GGGCAGGTGCACCGCCGGGCCGCGATCCTGCTGCTGATCGAATCCGACTTCCCCGTCGAGATCTTCAAGAACGACAATTTCGAGCCGACCGGCGTCAAGTTCGTCGTCACCGAGACCGACCACGAGCAGCGCACGGTGCGCGAGCTGAACGCCGAGCCGGCGGCGGTCGAGTACGCCAACGCGCTCGGCATCGACCCCGACGCGCTCACCCCGACGAGCTTCGCCGCGCACCCGCTCGTGGTGCGGGTCGGCGGCGACTATTTCTGCCGCTCGATCCGCCACCTCAACCCGGACCAGTCCCTGAGCTTCCACTGCGCCATCGAGAGCGGCGTCGTGCTGACGCTCGCGCGCCAGAAGGACCTCGTCGAGGCGACCCGCGAGGAGCTCGCCCGGCTCGACGCGCGGCTCGGCGGCGTCGACCTGGTGATCGGCTTCGAATGCGTGCTGCGCCGCCTCGACGCCGAGATCCACCAGGCCCGCCACAGCATCGCCGAGCTCTACCGCCACTACAACGTCGTCGGCTTCGAGACCTACGGCGAGCAGTACCGCTCGATGCACCTGAACCAGACCTTCACGGGCATCGCCATCGGCCGGCCCGCGGCCCCGTGAGCGGCGAGGGGCGCGGGGTCGGCCAGGAGGCCGCGGCCATGGATTCGGCGGCCATGGATCCGGCGGCCGGGGAGGTCGCGGCCCTGCACCGCCGCATCGCCAAGCTGGAGCGCATCAACGCCGCCCTGATGTCCCAGGTCGAGCGCACGATGGACCAGCGCGGCAGCGCCTACTCTTTGTTCCAGACCGCCATCACCCTCGAGGGCCAGGTCCGCTCCCGCACCGAGGAGCTGACGGCGCTGATGCGCAGCCTCGAGCGCACGAACCAGGACCTCACCGCCGCCAAGGAGGAGGCCGAGCGGGCCAACCGCTCGAAGACCCGCTTCCTCGCCGCGGCGAGCCACGACCTGCTCCAGCCCCTCAACGCCGCCCGGCTGTCGATCTCGGCGCTCGCCGAGATGCGGATGGGGCCGGAGCCCCGCGTCGTCGTCGGCCAGGTCGAGCGGGGCCTGCAGACCATCGAGGACCTAATCAAGACCCTCCTCGACATCTCGAAGCTCGATGCCGGGCTGATCCAGCCCGTGGTGCGGCCGGTGCGCGTCGCCGACGTGCTGGAGAGCGTCGAGGCGAGCTTCGGGCCGCTCGCCGCCCGCAAGGGCCTGCGCCTGTCGGTGCGGGGCGGCCGGTACTGGGTGGCGAGCGACCTCGTGCTGCTCCAGCGCATCCTGCAGAACCTGGTCTCGAACGCGATCCGCTACACCGCCGCCGGCGGCGTGCTGGTGGCGGCGCGCCGGCGCGGGCCCGAGATCCGCATCGACGTGGTCGATTCCGGCGCCGGGATCCCGGAGGACGAGCAGGACCTGATCTTCGAGGAGTTCCACCGCGGCGGGCGCGAGAGCGTCGACGGCGAGATCGCGCTCGGCCTCGGCCTGTCGATCGTGCGCCGCTCGGCCCAGGCGCTCGGTCACGCGCTCAGCCTCGAATCCCGGGTCGGCCACGGCTCGCGCTTCAGCCTCCACCTTCCCCCGTGCGCCGCCGAGCTGCCGCGGCCCACGCCCTCCCTGGTGCCGCCGACGAGCCTCACCGGCGCCCGCATCGCGCTCATCGAGAACGACAAGGCGGCGCTCGAGGCCCTGGCGCGGCTGTTCCACGGCTGGGACGCCAACGCCTTCGCGGCCCGCGACCACCTCAGCCTGGTGCGGCTCCTCGGCACGACCTGGAGCCCGGACGTCGTCGTCGCCGACTACCACCTCGACGGCGGCGCCTGCGGCCTCGACACCGTCGAATGGCTGCGCTCCGTCCACGGGCACGACATCCCGGCGGTGATCACCACCGCCGACCATTCCTCCGAGGTCGAGGCGCAGGTGCGGGCGGCGCGCTGCGAACTCGTCCACAAGCCGCTCAAGCCCGCGCAGCTGCGGGCGCTGCTCGCGCACCTGCTGAGCCGGGGCTGACGCCCGCGCCCGCCGCGGGGACTTCTCGGAGCACGGACGATGCAGGGTCGTGTCTCCCCGGGGAGAGGCGGTCCGCGGCTCCTGCGGGACGAGCCCGCGCGAGGGAGCGGCACCCATCCCCGGCCGGGCATCTCTCGCCCGTGTACCGCGAGGTCTTATCCCCCCCGGACTATACCGCTCGGCATATACAATGTTGCTGATTGTAACCGCGTGAGAATGGCCTAACCGTTCTTGGAAATAGACGGTCGCCTACGAGCAACATAATGCTCATGCCCAACAAATCTGGCGACTTGCGCGGAACACATGCCTCATTGTCACGGCATCCCTCCGCGCCTGGGGGAGGTCCGAGTGGCACGAGTACTCCTGACCGGCGCGACCGGCTTTCTCGGCGGCGCCGTCCTGCACCAGGCCCTGAGCCGGCGCGACGGCACCGAGTGGGTCTGCCTCGTGCGCTGCGCCAGCGCCGAGCAGGGCCGGCAGCGGATCGCCGCGCGCCTGTCGCGCTTCACCGATCCCTTCACCGCCCAGCGCCTCGCCCGCGCGGTCGAGGTGGTGCCGGGCGACTTCACCCGCGCCGACCTCGACGCCGACCCGCGGCTCGATTCGGTCACCCACGTGCTGCATCTGGCCGCCGACACCTCCTGGTGGGGCGAGGAGCGGGTCAGCCGCACCAACCACGACGGCACGCTGGCGCTCGCCCGCCGCGCCCGGGGGATGCCGGACCTCGTGCGGTTCCTGCACGTCAGCACCGCGATGATCTGCGGCGCCGAGGCGCCCGCCCTCGTCGAGGAGGCGGCCTATCCGGCACCCGAGGCCCGCCACCTCGTCGCCTACACGGTCTCGAAGGCCGCGGCCGAGACCTCGCTCGCCGGCAGCTTTTCGGATTTGCCGATCGTGGTTGCCCGTCCCTCGATCGTGGTCGGGCACTCGACGCTCGGTGCGTCGCCGAGCTCCAGCATCCTGTGGGTGATCCGCGCCGCCGACCGCCTGCGCCTGGTGCCGTGCGCGCCCGACAGCGCCGTCGACATCGTGCCGGTCGACTGGGTCGCCGACAGCCTGCTCGGCCTGCTGCGCAAGCCGCGGCTCGCCCACGCCCTCTACCACGTCTCGGCCGGCGAGGGCGCGCGTGCCCGCTGGGCCGACCTGATGCGGGCCTTCGCCGAGGCCGACCCGGCGGGCGGCCCGCGCGACGACTTCGCCCGCTTCGACCTCGCCGCCGACCGGGCGCTCCTGCGCCGGCGCTTTTCCGAGACCTTCGGCCTCGACGGCTCGCTGAAGCAGGCGATGCTGCGGGCGGTGCGGGCGTACTACGCCTTCTGCTCCCTCGACCTGACCTTCTCGAACGCGCGGCTGCTGGCCGAGGGGCTGACGCCGCCGCCGGCCTTCACCGACTACCTCAAGGTCTGCCTCGACAACGCCCCCGACATCGCCGAGCAGTTCGCCGACGACCTCGAGATGTTCGTGGCGCCTCCCCCGAGTTCGGCGCCGGGCCCGGCCCTGCCGCTGACGGCGAGCGCATGAACCCGTTCCTCACCCTGGCGGTGGCGATCGGCGCCGAGATCACCGCGACGCTCGCCCTCAAGGCGGCCGACGGCCTCACCCGCCCGGGCCCGACGCTCCTCGTGGCGCTGGGCTACGGCACGGCCCTGTGGCTGATGTCGTCGAGCATGGACATGCTGCCGATCGGGGTCGTCTACGCGATCTGGGCGGGTGTCGGCATGGTCGGCGCCGCGCTCGGCGGCGCGATCCTGTTCGGCGAGCCGGTCACCCCGCTGATGATCCTCGGCATCGGGGTGATCGCGGTCGGCGTCGGCATCCTGGCGGCGGCGCAGGCTCACGCCTGAGGGCGGGCCGCGACGGCGAGGAGCTGCACGGTGCCGTCGATCGCCGCGCGCATCGCCGCCTCGTCCCAATGCACCCGGGCGAGCACGTAGCCGCCCTCGACCACCGCGATCAGCGCCGCCGCGAGCGCCGCGGGCGCGACCCCGGGCGCCAGGCCGCCCGCGGCCTCCGCCTCCTCCAGGCTCGTGCGCAGCGAGGCCTGGATATGCCCGAGATAGGCCGCGACCGGCTCGCGCAGGACCGGCTCCTCCATCGCCGCCTCGTTGGCGAGGCGCGCGAGGCGGCAGCCGCGCAGGGCCTGCCGCTCGCGGGTGAGGTAGGCCCGCACCCGGTCGAGGGGAGGGGCGCCGGGGGCGAACAGCGCGTCGATCGCCGCGATCTCCTCCGCGGCCATCTCGGCGAGCGCCGCCGCCGCCACCTCCCGCTTGCCGGGGAAGTGGTGGTAGAGGCTGCCCTGGCCGGCCCCGCTCAAGCTCAGCACGTCCCGCGGGCTCGTCGCCTCGTAGCCGCGCTCCCACAGCAGCGCCTTCGCCGCCGCGACGATCGCCTCGCGCTTCGATGATCCTGGCCGCGCCACGCTCCGCCTCCTGTCGCCGGAAGGCGGTATGCCGCGTCCGGGCCCGCCGGGCCAGGGCGTCAGGCCCTGCCCGCCAGATGGGGCGGTGCGACGTCGGCATAGGTCGCGAGGCCGTTGCCGAAGGACCAGTTCTCCCGCGCGATCTCGACCAGGGTGACGAGCACGTCCTCCGGCCTGGTCCCGAGCGCGCCGAGATTCCCGGCGATGGCGGAAAACAGCGCCTTCTTCTGCGCGACGCTGCGCCCGGTCGAGAGGTGGATCTGGATCATCACCAGGTCGTCGGTCCGGGCGATGCCGAGGTAGCCGGGATCGTAGATCACGTCGTCGAACTGGCTCGAGACGACCTGGAACCGGTCGTCGGGCGGGATGCCGATGCTGTCGACCATGGCGGCGTGCACGGCATCGGCGATGGCGCGGCGCTCGTCCGGCGAGCGGTCGCGCTTCAGGGTGATGGTGACCAGGGGCATGGAAGGATCTCCCGGAGAGGTCTCCGCGGCTGCAAGGGCAGCCTCGTTCCTATTAATGTACCTACTGGTATGTATGAAATCGACGCGCACGCATCCCTGGCCTGCGCGGCGCTCACCGCTCGACGATCGGCGCGCCCTCCTCGTGCCGGGCCTGCCAGCCGTGGCGCACGAGTTCCGGGTCGGCATGCTCCTCGGCCGGGGTGCCGACGCAGAGATAGGCGATCAGCCGCCAGGCGACCGGCACGTCGAGGGCCCTCGTCACCTCCTCGGGGCACAGGATCGAGACCCAGCCGACGCCGAGGCCGTGGGCTCGCGCCGCGAGCCAGAAGGTGTGGATGGCGGTGACGGTGGAGTAGCGCAGCATCTCCGGCATCGTGGCGCGGCCGAGCCCGTGGCCGGCCCCGGTTTCCTCGTCGCAGAACACCGCCAGGTGCACCGGCGCCTCGCGCAGACCCGCGAGCTTGAGGCGGCGATAGGCGGCGGCGCGTTCATCGTCGTAAGTGGCGGCGGCCGCCGCGTTGCAGCGCAGGAAGCTCGCGGCCACGGCCTCGCGGCGGCCGGGATCGGCGACCCGCACGAAGCGCCAGGGCTGGCTGTTGCCGACCGAGGGGCTGAGGCGGCTGAGCGCCAGGCAGGCGCGCAAGCTCTCCTCCGGCACCGGATCGGGGCGGAAGCGCCGCACGTCGCGGCGCCAGGCGACCAGCTCCGCGAAGCGGGCCCGGAACGCCTCCCCGAATTCCGGCGCGCCGGTCGCCGGCTCCGTCACGGGTGCGCCGCGTCCGGACGCGCCAGATCCCCGAGCAGGCTCGCCGCCACCGAGACCTTCGACACCGTGAGGCCGGACGCCGCGATGGCCGCGACCGCGGTGCGGATGCGGGCGAGCGAGGCACCGCGGGCCTGGCTCCAGGCCTCGACCGCGGCCGCACCTTGCGCCTCGAAGGCGGCGGCCTCGGCGGTGAGCGCCCGATGGGCGGAGGCGATGCCGGCGACCGCGCGTTCGAGCGCGATGCGGTCGAAGGTGTCGGCCACCGGCACCGCCCGGGCGGCGGCCGCGAGCGCGTTGAGGCGGAAGAGGTCGGCCAGCGCGAAGTGGGTCGCGGCGATCGCCGCCGGCGGCCGCCCGGTCGCCTCGGCGACCTGGACGATGTCGGGGGCGGCGCCGAGCTCGCTCAAGGCGGCGAGGCGGGACGCGAGGCCCTCCGGCACGCCGTGGTCGACGAGGGCCCGGATGCGCCGGGCCAGGGCCTCGGCCGCCGCCGGGGGGAGGGCGCCCGGCAGGGCATCCGAGACCGCCGCGATGCCGTCGCGGTAGCGCGCGACCGCCGCCTCGATGCCGCCGGGAGCGGCCTCGCCGTTGCGGATGAACCAGACCATGCGCTGGCGCAGGAGGTCCTGCAATTCGGCGTAGAGGGCGAGCTGCTGGTCGCCGGAAATCGTCCCGTCGAGCCCGTCCACCGCCTTGTTGAGGTCGATCAGCCCGAAGGCGTCCCGGGTCACCGCGTAGGCGGCGGCGATGGCGGGCGCCTCGGCGCCGGTCTCGTCGGCGAGGCGGCTGACGAGGGTCGGCCCGCCGCGATTGACGATGGCGTTGGCCAGGCTGGTGGCGATGATCTCCCGGCGCAGGCGGTGGCCCTGCACCGCGTCGGGGTAGCGGGCGACCAGGACCGGCGGGAAGGAGCGCTCGAGCTCGCGCGCGAGGTAGGGATCGTCCGGCACCGCGCTGTCGAGGAGCGCGTCCTTGAGCGCGAGCTTGGCGTAGGCCAGCAGCACCGCCAGCTCCGGCCGCGTCAGGCCCTCGGCCCCTTGCGCCCGCTCGGCGAGGGTGGCGTCGGAGGGCAGGGACTCGACGCCGCGGTCGAGGCGCCCGTCGGCCTCCAGGATCTGCATCAGCCGGGTGGCGAAGCCGGTCTCGGACGCGGCGGAGCGCTGGGCGAGCGACAGGGCGAGGGTCTGGAGCTGGTTGTTCCTCAGCACCAGGTCGGCCACCGCCTCGGTCATGCCGGAGAGGAGCGCGTTGCGGCTCTCCGGGCTCAGGCGGCCGTCGCGCTCGGGCGTCGCGAGCGCGATCTTGATGTTGACCTCGACGTCCGAGGTGTTGACCCCGGCCGAGTTGTCGATCGCGTCGGTGTTGAGGCGCACGCCCCGCCGGGCGGCCTCGATCCGGCCGCGCTGGGTGAGGCCGAGATTCGCGCCCTCGCCGACGACCCGGGCGCGCAGCTCCGCGCCGGTGATGCGGATCGCGTCGTTCGCCCGGTCGCCGGCCTCGTCGTCGCTCTCGGAGGTCGCGCGCACGTAGGTGCCGATGCCGCCGAACCACAGGAGGTCGACCGGGGCCCGCAGGATCGCCTGCATCACCTCGGCGGGCGTCGCTTCGGCCCGGTCGAACCCGAGGAGGGCGCGAACCTGCGGCGACAGCGGCACGGTCTTGGCCTGCCGCGAGAACACCCCGCCGCCGGCCGAGATCTTCGAGCGGTCGTAATCGGCCCAGGACGAGCGGGAGAGCCCGAACAGGCGCTTGCGCTCGGCATGCGCCGCGACCGGGTCGGGATCGGGGTCGAGGAAGATGTCGCGGTGGTCGAAGGCCGCCACCAGCTTCAGGCAGCGCGACAGCAGCATGCCGTTGCCGAACACGTCGCCCGACATGTCGCCGACGCCCGCGACCGTGACCGGCTCGGCCTGGATGTCGATGTCGACCTCGCGGAAGTGGCGCTTCACCGCCTCCCAGGCGCCGCGGGCGGTGATGCCCATCTGCTTGTGGTCGTAGCCCTGGCTGCCGCCCGACGCGAAGGCGTCGCCGAGCCAGTGATGCGCCTCGAGGGAGAGCGCGTTGGCGACGTCCGAGAAGGTGGCGGTGCCCTTGTCGGCGGCGACCACCAGGTAGGCGTCGTCCTCGTCGTGCCGCACCGTCGCGGGCGGCGGGACGATTTTTCCGTCGACGATGTTGTCGGTGAGGGACAGGAGCGTGCGGATGAAGATCCGGTAGCTCTCGGTGCCCTCCTGCATCCAGGCCTGGCGGTCGGACGGCGGCGGCAGGCGCTTGGGGAAGAACCCGCCCTTGGCGCCGACCGGCACGATCACGGCGTTCTTGACCTGCTGCGCCTTGACGAGGCCGAGCACCTCGGTGCGGAAATCCTCCGGCCGGTCCGACCAGCGCAGGCCCCCGCGGGCGATGTAGCCGAAGCGCAGGTGCACGCCCTCGACCCGGGGGCTGTAGACGAAGATCTCGAACAGCGGCCGGGGCAGCGGCATCCCGTCGACGCGGGCGCAGCGGAACTTGAACGCGATCGTCTCGGGCGGCAGGCCGTTGCGGCCGAGCTGGAAGAAGTTCGTGCGCTGCGCCGCCTCCACCAGGTTGACGAAGCGGCGCAGGATCCGGTCCTCGTCGAGGCTCGTGACCCCTGCCAGATCCGCCTCGATCCCGGCCCGCGCCGTCTCTTGGGCGGCTCCCCGGTCGCCCTCGAGGCGGGGATCGAAGCGGGCGTGGAACAGCGCCACCAGCCGCCGGGCGAGGGCCGGGTGCCGCGACAGGGTGGCGGCGAGGTAGTCCTGGCCGTAGCGGATGCGCAGCTGGCGCAGGTAGCGACCGAGCGCCCGCACCAGGGCGACGTCGCGCCAGCCGAGCCCGGCCTCCAGCACCAGGCGGTTGTAGGCGTCGGACTCGGCGAGGTCGCGGGCGAGCGCCAGCAGCGCCGCCTCGACCGGACCCTCGACCGAAGCGACGTCGATGGCGCCGCCGCCGGCGCGCTCCAGCACCATGTCGTGCAGCCAGACCCGGGCACCGGCGCCCTCGGGCTTGAGGCGGTAGGAGCGCTCCTCGATCACCCGGAAGCCGAGATTCTCCAGCACCGGCACCCGCTCCGAGAGCGGGAGCGCCGCGCCGCGGGAGAAGACCTTGAGGCCGATCCGGGTGTCGGGATCGCCGGGCCGGCGGAACAGGTCGACCGCCCGCGGCTGGCCCTCCGAGATCCGCTCCAGGATGGCGATGTCGGGCAGGGCCTGGGCGCCCGGGTACATCTCGCGGTACCCCGCCGGGAAGGCGTCGGCGTAGACGGCGGCGAGCCCCCGCGCGTCGCCGCCGCGGGCCTGCCCCAGCGCCTCGCGCAGCGAGTCGCCCCAGGTGCGGGAGAGCTCGGCGATGCCGGCCTCGAGCCGGGCGGCGTCGATCTCCTCGGGCGGGCTGCCCGGCGTCGCCACGATGACGTGGAGGCGGGCGAGCGGGCCTTCCGGGTAGTCCGGCGCGATGGTCGAGAGGCGCCCGCCGAGCTCCTCGGCGAGGTAGGTGCCGATCCGCGCCTGGAGCCGGGCGTCGGTGCGGTCCTTCGGCAGGTAGGCGATCAGCGAGACGAAGCGGCCGAACTTGTCGGGACGGGCCAGCACCCGCACCCGCGGCCGGTCGGCGAGGGAGACGATGGCGAGCGCGAAGCGCAGGAGCAGGTCGGCGTCGGTCTGGAACAGGTCGTCGCGCGGATAGGTCTCGAGCACGTGGACGAGGGAGCGCCCGGCATGGCTCGTCGGGTCGAGGCCGGCACGGCCGAGCACCGCCGCGACCTTGCGGCGCAGGTACGGCACCTCCTCGGCCCGGCTCGCATAGGCGCTGCCGGTGAACAGGCCGACGAGGCGCAATTCGCCGGGAGCGCCGCCCTCGGGCGGGAAGACCTTGATCGCCACCATGTCGAGATGGGCCTGCCGGCGCACCCGGGAGCGCAGGCTGGCCTTGGTGACGAGGAGGGCCTCGGGCCCCTCCAGGAAGGCGCGGATCTCGGGCGTCACCGCCACCATGGCGTCGCCGCGGCGCAGGACCTCGACGGCGGGGTCGCGCAGGAGGCCGAGCCCGCTTCCCGGCACGCCGGCGTGATCGGCGCTCCCCTCGTCGCGGTACTCGCGCAGGCCCAGCAGCACGAAATGCCCGTCGCGCAGCCAGTCGAGGAAGGCGCGGGCCTCCGCCCGCTCGTCGGCGGCGAGCGGCCCCGCGGCGTCGCCGTAGGCGGCAGCGGCCCGGGCCAGGCGCTCGGTCATCGCCGCGTGGTCGGCGGCGGCGGCGGCGACGTCGGCGTAGACCCGGGCGAGGCTCGCGGCGAGCGTGGCGCGGGCCGCCTCGTCGTCGATGCGGTCGAGATGGACGTGGATGAAGCTCTCGCGGGCGAGCCCCTCCGCCTCGCCCGCCTCCTGCGCGGTGGTCTCGCCGACGACCCGCACCAGGGCGCCGTCGGCGCCGCGCTCGACGCCGAGGATCGGGTGGGCGACGAGGCGGGGCTGGTAGCCGCGCCCGACGAGTTCGGCCAGGGTCGACTCGAGCAGGAACGGCCGGTTGGCGTTGACCGCCTCCAGGACCGTGATGTCGCGCCGGCGCCCGCCCTGCTCGACCTCGACGTCCGAGAGGCGCACGGCGCTGATCGTCCGGCCGGGCCGGGCGGCGGCGAGGTGGGCCCGGGCGGCGAGCGCCAGGTCGGCCAGGGCCTCGGGCGGGTAGGCGGTCAGGTCCTCGGGCGCGACGCGGCCGAAGAGGTCGCGGACGAAGCCGCCGGGTCCGCCCCGGTCTTCGGCCAGGGCCGCCGCGGCGGCGATCAGGTCGGTGCGGCTGGCCTTCGCTTCGGGGGTCGCGGTCGCGGTCGAGGGTTCCACGTCTGCAAGTCCTCTGCCGAGGTTGGTGACCGGAGCGGTGGCACAGCGCAGGGACCCCCGCAAGCCCGACCTCGCGCAGCGGCTGCAAACTGCCTATAGCTCGCGCATGATCAAGGGGAGGGCACCGGCATGACCGGGGGTAGGAAGCGGACGAAGCCCGAGGTTGGCGAGCGGCCGGCGCCGCAGGAGACGGCAGGGACCGTGATGGCCCTCGACCTCCCGCCGTCGCCCGACCTCTCGCCCGAGATGCGGGCCTATTTCGACAAGTGCCGGGAGAAGATCGGCTTCGTGCCGAACGTGCTCCTCGCCTACGCCCACGACAGCGCCAAGCTCGAGGCGTTCGCGGGCCTCTACAACGACCTGATGCTGGCGCCCTCCGGCCTGTCGAAGCTCGAGCGCGAGATGATCGCCGTCGCGGTCTCGAGCGTGAACCGCTGCTACTACTGCCTCACCGCGCACGGCGCCGCGGTCCGCAGCCTCTCGGGCGATCCGGTGCTGGGCGAGATGATGGCGATGAACTACCGTGCCGCCGACCTCTCGCCCCGCCACCGCGCCATGCTCGACTTCGCGGTGGCGCTCACCGAGGCGCCCTGGACGATCGAGGAGGAGGACCGCGAGGCCCTGCGCGATGCCGGCTTCTCCGAGCGCGACCTGTGGGACATCTCGGCGGTGGCGAGCTTCTTCAACATGTCGAACCGCATGGCCTCGGCGGTCGACATGCGCCCCAACCGCGCTTACCACGCTGAGGCCCGGACCGCGCCCGGCCCGGACGAGGCGTGACCGCGGCCGGTCGCCCGGTTGCGGCCGTGTCGGCTTGACGCCAACGGCCCGGGATGCCCGGCGCTCCGGGCCGTTGGCCTATCTCGCATTGTCGATGCCGAGCCGGAGGCTTGGTGACAATGCGAGAGCGGGACCAAAAGTCGTCTTCGACGACCGCTGTTACGAGCCGAACGGGATCGTCGGCTGCCCCGCGAGAACCCGGCATTCAGGCATGCATCCAGCCTCCGCTCGTCGAGGACGGCGGACTGGGGTCGTCGAGGGATTCGGGGGATGTGACCGGCTGCGGTCCAGTGTGTCGCGTCGCCACTCGACAGGAAAAGCCTGTCAGGGGATCCGATCATCCCGCCCTGCGGCAGGATGGTGCGGCCGAGAGGACTCGAACCTCCACTGGTTGCCCAACTAGCACCTCAAGCTAGCGCGTCTACCAATTCCGCCACGGCCGCGGATGTTGCCGGACATCGAAAAACGGTCCAGCCTTCTGAAAAACAGCTTCACAGTATCGGACACGAAGACCGCTCAGCGGCGAGTGCCCCGGCAACCTCGTTCGACGTCTGGTCTCGGTGAGGGGCGAGATCGTCGCGTCGAGTTCGGTGTCCATCCCGCCCTTCGAGAGGACGGATGGTGCGGCCGAGAGGACTCGAACCTCCACTGGTTGCCCAACTAGCACCTCAAGCTAGCGCGTCTACCAATTCCGCCACGGCCGCGGAGTGCTTCGTCTCGCCGGAAGCGGCGGGGCGGGGGTGAGACCCGTCCGAAGCGAGGCTGCGAATACCAGTCCCCTCCCGGGGACGCAAGCGCCCCGATGCGGATCCGGCGAACAATCTGGCCTAGAGGGCGTCCGAGAGGGCGCCCAGCAGGGCGGCGCCGCCGTCGCCGATGCGGATGCCGGGCTCGCGCACCACCTCGGCCTTGCGGATCAGCTCGGTCACCTCCACGGAGATGCGGTTGCCCGTGACCACGATCTGGCCGCGGGCGATCGGGTGGTTGTTGGCGAGGATCTCGACCATATCGCTGTCGGTGGAATCGAGCTCGATCACCGCGCCGCGGCCCATGCGCAGCAGCATGTGGATCGGCATCCGGGTCCGCCCGAGCACGACCGCGAGGTCCACCTTGAGAATGTCGAGTACCGCCAACGGACGCACCCACCCTGACCACGAGACGATGCCCCGACAATCCGATCTTATGGTGAAGCCTTGGTAAACGACCGGCTCGGAACCACCCCGGGCAGTTTCCTGCCCGCGCCCGGAAGCCCCCCCGTCGAGTGGGTGGTGCGCGATCCCCTGCTCGACTACCGCGAGGCCGAGGCCGCGATGGAGGAGCGGGCCGCGGCGATCGCGGAAGGGCGCGCGCTGGAGCGCGTCTGGCTCGTCGAGCACCCGCCGCTCTACACCGCCGGCACCTCGGCGAAGGAGGCCGACCTGGTGGCGCCGGAGCGCTTCCCGGTCCACCGCACGGGGCGAGGCGGGCAGTACACCTATCACGGCCCCGGGCAGCGGGTGGCCTACGTGATGCTCGACCTCAACCGGCGGCGGCCGGACCTGCGCGCCTACGTGGCCGCCCTCGAGGCCTGGCTGATCGCCACGCTCGACGCCTTCACGGTGCGGGGCGAGCGGCGCGAGGACCGGGTCGGCGTCTGGGTGCGCCGGCCGGAGAAGGGGCCGG
The sequence above is drawn from the Methylobacterium terrae genome and encodes:
- a CDS encoding FIST N-terminal domain-containing protein, which translates into the protein MAQGTRTRSHRCGIQTAWTEATGAEAAVAALAASLDVPRIAHLVIFFSPVYGVEALNAALGRAFPGVRVAGCTSSGEISPMAGLDRGLVAIAFPHEGFRIASTVLESVDHLDAERASGSIRSLRCALEKISRGGQRFAISLIDGLANAEETVIAAIGYGLDGVPLVGGSAGDELTFSETALIHDGQVHRRAAILLLIESDFPVEIFKNDNFEPTGVKFVVTETDHEQRTVRELNAEPAAVEYANALGIDPDALTPTSFAAHPLVVRVGGDYFCRSIRHLNPDQSLSFHCAIESGVVLTLARQKDLVEATREELARLDARLGGVDLVIGFECVLRRLDAEIHQARHSIAELYRHYNVVGFETYGEQYRSMHLNQTFTGIAIGRPAAP
- a CDS encoding ATP-binding response regulator translates to MDSAAMDPAAGEVAALHRRIAKLERINAALMSQVERTMDQRGSAYSLFQTAITLEGQVRSRTEELTALMRSLERTNQDLTAAKEEAERANRSKTRFLAAASHDLLQPLNAARLSISALAEMRMGPEPRVVVGQVERGLQTIEDLIKTLLDISKLDAGLIQPVVRPVRVADVLESVEASFGPLAARKGLRLSVRGGRYWVASDLVLLQRILQNLVSNAIRYTAAGGVLVAARRRGPEIRIDVVDSGAGIPEDEQDLIFEEFHRGGRESVDGEIALGLGLSIVRRSAQALGHALSLESRVGHGSRFSLHLPPCAAELPRPTPSLVPPTSLTGARIALIENDKAALEALARLFHGWDANAFAARDHLSLVRLLGTTWSPDVVVADYHLDGGACGLDTVEWLRSVHGHDIPAVITTADHSSEVEAQVRAARCELVHKPLKPAQLRALLAHLLSRG
- a CDS encoding SDR family oxidoreductase; amino-acid sequence: MARVLLTGATGFLGGAVLHQALSRRDGTEWVCLVRCASAEQGRQRIAARLSRFTDPFTAQRLARAVEVVPGDFTRADLDADPRLDSVTHVLHLAADTSWWGEERVSRTNHDGTLALARRARGMPDLVRFLHVSTAMICGAEAPALVEEAAYPAPEARHLVAYTVSKAAAETSLAGSFSDLPIVVARPSIVVGHSTLGASPSSSILWVIRAADRLRLVPCAPDSAVDIVPVDWVADSLLGLLRKPRLAHALYHVSAGEGARARWADLMRAFAEADPAGGPRDDFARFDLAADRALLRRRFSETFGLDGSLKQAMLRAVRAYYAFCSLDLTFSNARLLAEGLTPPPAFTDYLKVCLDNAPDIAEQFADDLEMFVAPPPSSAPGPALPLTASA
- a CDS encoding DMT family transporter, which encodes MNPFLTLAVAIGAEITATLALKAADGLTRPGPTLLVALGYGTALWLMSSSMDMLPIGVVYAIWAGVGMVGAALGGAILFGEPVTPLMILGIGVIAVGVGILAAAQAHA
- a CDS encoding TetR/AcrR family transcriptional regulator; the protein is MARPGSSKREAIVAAAKALLWERGYEATSPRDVLSLSGAGQGSLYHHFPGKREVAAAALAEMAAEEIAAIDALFAPGAPPLDRVRAYLTRERQALRGCRLARLANEAAMEEPVLREPVAAYLGHIQASLRTSLEEAEAAGGLAPGVAPAALAAALIAVVEGGYVLARVHWDEAAMRAAIDGTVQLLAVAARPQA
- a CDS encoding tautomerase family protein; amino-acid sequence: MPLVTITLKRDRSPDERRAIADAVHAAMVDSIGIPPDDRFQVVSSQFDDVIYDPGYLGIARTDDLVMIQIHLSTGRSVAQKKALFSAIAGNLGALGTRPEDVLVTLVEIARENWSFGNGLATYADVAPPHLAGRA
- the bluB gene encoding 5,6-dimethylbenzimidazole synthase; translation: MTEPATGAPEFGEAFRARFAELVAWRRDVRRFRPDPVPEESLRACLALSRLSPSVGNSQPWRFVRVADPGRREAVAASFLRCNAAAAATYDDERAAAYRRLKLAGLREAPVHLAVFCDEETGAGHGLGRATMPEMLRYSTVTAIHTFWLAARAHGLGVGWVSILCPEEVTRALDVPVAWRLIAYLCVGTPAEEHADPELVRHGWQARHEEGAPIVER